A window of Vigna unguiculata cultivar IT97K-499-35 chromosome 4, ASM411807v1, whole genome shotgun sequence contains these coding sequences:
- the LOC114180424 gene encoding mitochondrial import receptor subunit TOM20-like has product MDLQQGEFDRLLFFEHARKAAEAEYIKNPTDAENLTRWGGALLELSQFQNFPESKKMTQEAISKLEEALEVNPKKHDTLWCLGNAHTSMAFLNPDQEEAKVYFDKAAQYFRQAVDEDPSNELYLKSLEVAAKAPELYVEIRQHGLGQQQQAATAGSSTSSATKTQKKKKSSDLKYDIFGWVILAVGIVAWVGFAKSNLPQPPPPPPR; this is encoded by the exons ATGGATTTGCAACAGGGTGAGTTTGATCGTCTCTTGTTCTTCGAGCACGCTCGTAAGGCTGCAGAAGCCGAATACATCAAGAACCCTACAGATGCCGAG AACTTAACACGATGGGGTGGAGCTTTATTAGAGTTGTCTCAGTTTCAGAACTTTCCTGAGTCGAAGAAAATGACCCAAG AGGCTATTTCGAAGCTAGAGGAGGCACTTGAGGTGAATCCCAAGAAGCATGACACCCTTTGGTGCCTTGGAAATGCTCACACCTCGATGGCATTTTTAAATCCAGATCAGGAGGAGGCAAAGGTTTATTTTGATAAGGCAGCTCAGTACTTTCGACAAGCTGTTGATGAG GATCCTTCAAATGAACTTTACCTTAAATCATTGGAAGTGGCTGCTAAG GCTCCTGAGCTTTATGTAGAAATTCGTCAGCATGGATTGGGTCAGCAGCAGCAGGCAGCAACCGCTGGATCTTCTACATCTTCGGCTACAAAG AcgcagaagaaaaagaagagcagTGATCTGAAGTATGACATATTTGGATGGGTAATTCTGGCAGTTGGCATTGTTGCATGGGTGGGATTCGCAAAATCGAACCTGCCtcaacctcctcctccacctcctcGATAA